The Roseococcus microcysteis genome contains a region encoding:
- a CDS encoding PRC-barrel domain-containing protein has protein sequence MSDNPRSTTPGAAYGDVARDETHTLISSYKIEGTSVYDPNRQHLGSIHSVMIGKEDGKVAYAVLTFGGFLGLGSRYYPIPWSELTYVPGQDGYVTSLTEAQLTGAPSYDSYDEAGWGDTGWRGAVDRHYVSPGTATRTLGGSGRI, from the coding sequence ATGAGTGACAATCCTCGCAGCACGACACCCGGCGCCGCCTATGGCGACGTGGCACGTGACGAGACCCATACCCTGATCTCCTCCTACAAGATCGAGGGGACGAGCGTTTACGATCCCAACCGCCAGCACCTCGGCTCGATCCACAGCGTGATGATCGGCAAGGAAGACGGCAAGGTCGCCTATGCGGTCCTGACCTTTGGTGGCTTCCTGGGCCTCGGGTCGCGCTACTACCCGATCCCCTGGTCGGAACTGACCTATGTGCCCGGGCAGGATGGGTATGTGACCTCGTTGACCGAGGCGCAGCTGACCGGCGCGCCGAGCTACGACTCCTATGACGAGGCGGGCTGGGGCGACACCGGCTGGCGTGGGGCGGTGGACCGCCACTATGTCTCGCCTGGCACCGCGACGCGGACGCTGGGTGGCAGCGGCCGGATCTGA
- the mdoH gene encoding glucans biosynthesis glucosyltransferase MdoH, which produces MDGLIPRAEALPPEAPLAMPVHPLAHRPEAPPAPHDQRMGDIRIGLRRALVFGSTIILTVFAIHEMWEVLDDARWTSLGAIMTALFGMLFFWIALSFTSALAGFLVMLHRPRAERPEAPPRGRTALLMPIYNEPVPRMEVALTALRASLDQARVAHLFDIFILSDTRDPEARAAEWGAARRLRELPGAAVYFRCREENTHRKAGNIAEWVRRFGDAYGQFLILDADSLMEAETLVAMAARMEAEPRMGLLQTLPMLHGGRTLFARLQQFAGHVYGPTLAHGLAWWTGAEGNYWGHNAMIRTRAFAEAAGLPELPGRKPFGGQIMSHDFVEAALLRRAGWQVVFDPALGGSWEEGPPTLPDLCVRDRRWCQGNLQHAAVIGAPGLHPVSRLHMAQGIFAYVSAPLWLAFLLIALMVGVQARFVRPEYFPATPVLFPQWPVIDAERALAVFAGTMALLLAPKVMGAVAFALSPEGPRRIGGQLRLLGGLVFEIILSALLSPITMVTQIRQLWAILRGRDSGWESQRRDAGAWAWREGFRFSRGHVVLGLILFAIAYAMEPMVAAWMSPVLAGLLLAPALVGWTSGEAGRAARALLETPPEARPTPVLRLAEATRLASGR; this is translated from the coding sequence GTGGACGGCCTGATCCCCCGCGCGGAGGCGCTGCCGCCGGAAGCGCCTCTCGCCATGCCGGTGCACCCGCTGGCCCACCGGCCGGAGGCGCCGCCAGCGCCCCATGACCAGAGAATGGGCGATATCCGAATCGGCCTGCGTCGCGCGCTCGTTTTCGGCAGCACGATCATCCTCACCGTCTTCGCCATCCACGAGATGTGGGAGGTGCTGGACGATGCGCGCTGGACCTCGCTCGGCGCCATCATGACGGCGCTGTTCGGGATGCTGTTCTTCTGGATCGCGCTGTCCTTCACCAGCGCGCTGGCGGGCTTCCTGGTCATGCTGCACCGGCCCCGGGCGGAGCGCCCCGAGGCCCCGCCGCGGGGTCGCACCGCGCTGCTCATGCCCATCTACAATGAGCCTGTGCCGCGGATGGAGGTGGCGCTGACCGCGCTGCGCGCCTCGCTCGACCAGGCCAGGGTGGCGCACCTCTTCGACATCTTCATCCTGAGCGACACGCGCGACCCCGAGGCGCGCGCGGCGGAATGGGGCGCGGCGCGGCGCCTGCGCGAATTGCCGGGCGCCGCGGTCTATTTCCGCTGCCGCGAGGAGAACACCCACCGCAAGGCCGGCAACATCGCCGAATGGGTGCGGCGCTTCGGCGATGCCTATGGCCAGTTTCTCATCCTCGACGCCGACAGCCTGATGGAGGCGGAGACGCTCGTCGCCATGGCCGCGCGCATGGAGGCCGAGCCCCGCATGGGCCTGCTCCAGACCCTTCCCATGCTGCATGGGGGGCGGACGCTGTTCGCTCGCCTCCAGCAATTCGCGGGGCATGTCTATGGGCCGACGCTGGCGCATGGTCTTGCCTGGTGGACGGGGGCGGAGGGCAATTACTGGGGCCACAACGCCATGATCCGCACCCGCGCCTTCGCGGAGGCGGCAGGGTTGCCCGAGCTGCCCGGCCGCAAGCCCTTCGGCGGGCAGATCATGAGCCATGACTTCGTGGAGGCCGCGCTGCTGCGCCGCGCCGGCTGGCAGGTGGTCTTCGACCCCGCCCTGGGCGGCAGCTGGGAGGAGGGGCCGCCCACCTTGCCCGATTTGTGCGTGCGTGACCGGCGCTGGTGCCAGGGCAATCTCCAGCACGCGGCCGTGATCGGCGCGCCGGGGCTGCACCCGGTCAGCCGGCTGCACATGGCGCAGGGCATCTTCGCCTATGTGAGCGCGCCGCTTTGGCTCGCCTTCCTGCTGATCGCGCTGATGGTGGGCGTGCAGGCACGCTTCGTGCGGCCGGAATACTTCCCCGCCACCCCGGTGCTCTTCCCGCAATGGCCGGTGATCGACGCCGAACGGGCGCTGGCCGTCTTCGCCGGCACCATGGCGCTGCTGCTGGCGCCAAAGGTCATGGGGGCGGTGGCCTTCGCGCTCTCGCCCGAGGGGCCGCGGCGCATCGGCGGGCAGTTGCGCCTGCTGGGGGGGCTGGTCTTCGAGATCATTCTCTCGGCGCTGCTCTCGCCCATCACCATGGTCACGCAGATCCGCCAGCTCTGGGCCATCCTGCGCGGGCGGGACAGCGGGTGGGAGTCGCAGCGGCGCGACGCCGGCGCCTGGGCGTGGCGTGAGGGCTTTCGCTTCTCGCGCGGGCATGTGGTGCTGGGGCTGATCCTCTTCGCCATCGCCTACGCCATGGAGCCGATGGTGGCGGCCTGGATGTCGCCCGTGCTGGCCGGGTTGCTGTTGGCGCCGGCGCTGGTGGGATGGACCTCTGGCGAGGCCGGACGGGCAGCCCGGGCTTTGCTGGAGACGCCGCCGGAGGCCCGGCCGACCCCCGTCCTGCGGCTCGCGGAGGCAACCCGTTTGGCCTCAGGGCGTTGA
- a CDS encoding glucan biosynthesis protein, whose translation MQRRTLLLGAGPLVVTPFAASPVAQTAPPPAVTAPFTADKVTELARDLSTRAPRPRQADLPRRFADLDYDGYRRVHFDAEQAMWRADGLSFQLQPHHRGFLFREKVMLHEVVGEEIRPIPYQASQFRFEGVEAPAENEDLGFAGFRLLARLNRPDHFDEVCVFLGASYFRAVGRGQDYGISARGLAIGTASAAGEEFPAFTEFWIERPVPHASSIRVHALLESDNVTGAYVFDIMPGDTTLMQVRATLFPRRDLPRVGIAPGTSMFFFGPHAPGGGMDFRPAVHDSDGLMMRSSHGEQIWRPLTNPGTLQASGFRDENPRGFGLIQRRRGFADYQDLEARYHTRPDLWVEPLGQWGPGEVHLVEIPTRSEIHDNIYGAWAPQAGLVAGRAAEFHYRLHWRGRSEDGAVLRFASTRMADAGNGARRFVLDTTPLAPLGASADAPPEVMVDSSPGRVRDIVLQPNPETRGWRLAFVMEPGRASLVELRVRLMRGETALSETWLYRWTA comes from the coding sequence ATGCAACGTCGCACGCTTCTCCTGGGCGCCGGCCCGCTGGTCGTCACGCCCTTCGCCGCGAGCCCCGTGGCGCAGACCGCGCCGCCCCCCGCCGTCACCGCCCCCTTCACCGCCGACAAGGTGACGGAGCTGGCGCGCGACCTTTCCACCCGCGCCCCCCGCCCGCGCCAGGCCGACCTGCCGCGTCGCTTCGCCGATCTCGACTATGACGGCTATCGGCGTGTCCATTTCGACGCCGAGCAGGCGATGTGGCGGGCCGATGGCCTGTCCTTCCAGCTGCAGCCCCACCATCGCGGCTTCCTGTTCCGCGAGAAGGTGATGCTGCATGAGGTGGTGGGGGAGGAAATCCGCCCCATCCCCTACCAGGCGTCGCAATTCCGCTTCGAGGGTGTCGAGGCCCCCGCCGAGAATGAGGATCTCGGCTTCGCGGGCTTCCGCCTGCTGGCGCGCCTCAACCGTCCCGACCATTTCGACGAGGTCTGCGTCTTCCTGGGCGCCAGCTATTTCCGCGCGGTGGGGCGCGGGCAGGATTACGGGATTTCCGCGCGCGGGCTCGCCATCGGCACCGCGTCGGCCGCCGGCGAGGAATTCCCCGCCTTCACCGAGTTCTGGATCGAGCGCCCGGTGCCGCATGCCAGCTCCATCCGCGTGCACGCGCTGCTGGAGAGCGACAACGTCACCGGCGCCTATGTCTTCGACATCATGCCCGGCGACACCACGCTGATGCAGGTGCGCGCCACCCTGTTCCCCCGCCGCGACCTGCCGCGCGTGGGCATCGCGCCGGGCACCAGCATGTTCTTCTTCGGCCCGCACGCGCCGGGCGGCGGGATGGATTTCCGGCCCGCCGTGCATGACAGCGACGGGCTGATGATGCGCAGCAGCCATGGCGAGCAGATCTGGCGGCCGCTCACCAACCCCGGCACCTTGCAGGCCAGCGGCTTCCGCGACGAGAACCCGCGCGGCTTCGGCCTGATCCAGCGCCGCCGCGGCTTCGCCGACTACCAGGACCTGGAGGCGCGCTATCACACGCGGCCCGACCTCTGGGTGGAGCCCTTGGGCCAATGGGGCCCGGGCGAGGTGCATCTCGTGGAAATCCCGACGCGCTCGGAAATCCATGACAACATCTATGGCGCCTGGGCGCCGCAGGCCGGGCTGGTCGCGGGCCGGGCCGCGGAATTCCACTACCGCCTGCATTGGCGCGGCCGCTCGGAAGACGGGGCGGTGCTGCGCTTCGCCTCCACCCGCATGGCGGATGCCGGAAATGGCGCGCGCCGCTTCGTGCTGGACACCACGCCGCTTGCCCCGCTCGGCGCCAGCGCCGATGCGCCGCCCGAGGTGATGGTGGACAGCAGCCCCGGTCGCGTGCGCGACATCGTGCTGCAACCCAACCCCGAGACGCGCGGCTGGCGCCTGGCTTTCGTCATGGAACCTGGCCGTGCCTCGCTGGTGGAGCTGCGCGTGCGGCTCATGCGGGGCGAGACGGCGCTCTCCGAGACCTGGCTCTACCGGTGGACGGCCTGA
- the uvrB gene encoding excinuclease ABC subunit UvrB, protein MSMNHVAPVLFQPIRQPMPEGGKPLRCVFEVEQADGTKRTLEPAGDQPTAIAELTRGVMEGERDQVLLGVTGSGKTFTMAKVIEAVQRPTLILAPNKTLAAQLYGEMKSFFPDNAVEYFVSYYDYYQPEAYVPRTDTYIEKDSQINEQIDRMRHSATQALLERRDVVIVASVSCIYGIGSVETYSNMVVKLEQGGTIGRDALVKGLVEQQYRRNDAAFQRGTFRVRGENLDVWPAHLEDRAWRISLFGDEIDGLREFDPLTGEITGEFEKLSIYANSHYVTPRPTLTQAIQRIKVELKERLAELEAEGKLLEAQRLDQRTTFDIEMMETTGSCKGIENYSRYLSGRNPGEPPPTLFEYLPEGALLIVDESHVTVPQIGGMYRGDYARKIILSDFGFRLPSCTDNRPLKFEEWDSFRPQTLFVSATPSPWEMERTGGVFAEQVIRPTGLVDPVCEIRPVEGQVDDLLAEVRLVASQGGRVLVTVLTKRMAEQLTEYLTEMGVRVRYLHSDVDTLERIEIIRDLRRGVFDVLIGINLLREGLDIPECALVAILDADKEGFLRSTTSLIQTIGRAARNAEGRVVLYADRMTDSMKRALEETERRRAKQIAWNTEHGITPTTIRRGISDVLKDISQGDYVTVEAVEGDTSADFVGKDLRASIAELERRMRAAAADLEFETAARLRDEIKRLEALDLGLPALAPNEAGRSLREATPKKDWKPKPMGPGGGGYDPKKGKRGRKGP, encoded by the coding sequence ATGTCCATGAACCACGTCGCTCCCGTGCTCTTTCAACCCATCCGTCAGCCCATGCCGGAAGGGGGGAAGCCTCTGCGCTGCGTCTTCGAGGTGGAGCAGGCGGATGGCACGAAGCGCACCCTGGAGCCGGCCGGCGACCAGCCCACCGCCATCGCGGAACTGACGCGCGGCGTGATGGAGGGCGAGCGAGACCAGGTGCTGCTGGGCGTCACCGGCTCGGGCAAGACCTTCACCATGGCGAAGGTGATCGAGGCGGTGCAGCGCCCCACCCTGATCCTGGCGCCCAACAAGACGCTGGCGGCGCAACTCTATGGAGAGATGAAGTCCTTCTTCCCCGACAACGCGGTGGAATACTTCGTCTCCTACTACGACTACTACCAGCCGGAAGCCTATGTTCCGCGCACCGACACCTATATCGAAAAAGACAGCCAGATCAACGAGCAGATTGACCGGATGCGCCATTCCGCCACCCAGGCGCTGCTGGAGCGGCGGGATGTGGTGATCGTGGCCTCCGTGTCCTGCATCTACGGCATCGGCTCGGTCGAGACCTATTCGAACATGGTGGTGAAGCTGGAGCAGGGCGGCACCATCGGCCGCGACGCGCTGGTGAAGGGCCTGGTCGAGCAGCAATACCGCCGCAATGACGCCGCCTTCCAGCGCGGCACCTTCCGCGTGCGCGGCGAGAACCTGGACGTCTGGCCCGCCCACCTGGAAGACCGCGCCTGGCGCATCTCCCTCTTCGGCGACGAGATTGACGGGTTGCGCGAATTCGACCCGCTGACGGGCGAGATCACCGGCGAGTTCGAGAAGCTCTCCATCTACGCGAACAGCCACTACGTCACGCCGCGCCCCACGCTGACCCAGGCCATCCAGCGCATCAAGGTGGAGCTGAAGGAGCGGCTGGCGGAACTGGAGGCGGAGGGCAAGCTGCTGGAGGCCCAGCGCCTCGACCAGCGCACCACCTTCGACATCGAGATGATGGAGACCACGGGCTCCTGCAAAGGGATCGAGAACTACAGCCGCTACCTGTCCGGCCGGAACCCGGGCGAGCCGCCGCCCACCCTGTTCGAATACCTGCCCGAGGGCGCGCTGCTGATCGTGGACGAGAGCCATGTCACGGTCCCGCAGATCGGCGGGATGTATCGGGGCGACTATGCGCGCAAGATCATCCTGAGTGATTTCGGCTTCCGCCTGCCCTCCTGCACCGACAACCGCCCCCTCAAGTTCGAGGAGTGGGACAGCTTCCGCCCCCAGACCCTCTTCGTCAGCGCCACGCCCAGCCCTTGGGAGATGGAACGCACCGGCGGCGTCTTCGCCGAGCAGGTGATCCGCCCCACGGGCCTCGTGGACCCCGTCTGCGAAATCCGCCCGGTGGAAGGCCAGGTGGATGACCTGCTGGCCGAGGTGCGCCTGGTGGCCAGCCAGGGCGGCCGCGTGCTGGTGACCGTGCTGACCAAGCGCATGGCCGAGCAGCTGACCGAATACCTGACGGAAATGGGTGTGCGCGTGCGCTACCTGCACAGCGACGTGGACACGCTGGAGCGCATCGAGATCATCCGCGACCTGCGCCGCGGCGTCTTCGACGTGCTCATCGGCATCAACCTGCTGCGCGAGGGCCTCGACATTCCCGAATGCGCGCTGGTGGCCATCCTGGATGCGGACAAGGAAGGCTTCCTCCGCAGCACCACCAGCTTGATCCAGACCATCGGCCGCGCGGCGCGCAACGCCGAGGGCCGCGTCGTCCTCTACGCCGACCGCATGACCGACAGCATGAAGCGCGCCCTGGAGGAGACCGAGCGCCGCCGCGCCAAGCAGATCGCCTGGAACACCGAGCACGGCATCACGCCCACCACCATCCGGCGCGGCATCAGCGATGTGCTCAAGGACATCAGCCAGGGCGACTACGTCACCGTCGAGGCGGTGGAGGGCGACACCAGCGCCGACTTCGTGGGCAAGGACCTCCGCGCCAGCATCGCGGAGCTGGAACGCCGCATGCGCGCCGCCGCCGCCGACCTCGAATTCGAGACGGCGGCGCGGCTGCGCGACGAGATCAAGCGGCTGGAGGCCCTCGATCTCGGCCTGCCCGCCCTGGCCCCCAACGAGGCCGGGCGGTCCTTGCGCGAGGCCACCCCCAAGAAGGATTGGAAGCCCAAGCCCATGGGGCCCGGCGGGGGCGGCTATGACCCCAAGAAGGGCAAGCGCGGCCGGAAAGGGCCTTAG
- a CDS encoding FKBP-type peptidyl-prolyl cis-trans isomerase: MTLKMDDLVKGEGAMALAGKEVSVHYTGWLFDASAEDNKGAKFDSSFNRGVPFSFTLGEGRVIAGWDRGVAGMRVGGQRRLTIPPEMGYGARGAGGVIPPNATLVFDVELLEVSG, encoded by the coding sequence ATGACGCTCAAGATGGATGATCTGGTGAAGGGCGAGGGCGCCATGGCGCTCGCCGGCAAGGAGGTCTCGGTCCACTACACGGGCTGGCTGTTCGACGCCTCGGCCGAGGACAACAAGGGTGCGAAGTTCGACAGCAGCTTCAACCGCGGCGTGCCCTTCAGCTTCACCCTCGGCGAAGGCCGCGTCATCGCGGGCTGGGACCGTGGCGTGGCCGGCATGCGCGTGGGGGGCCAGCGCCGCCTGACCATTCCGCCCGAGATGGGCTATGGCGCGCGCGGCGCCGGCGGCGTGATCCCGCCCAACGCCACGCTGGTCTTCGACGTGGAACTGCTGGAAGTCTCGGGCTAA
- a CDS encoding TlyA family RNA methyltransferase, with amino-acid sequence MAKQRADVALVERGLAESRTRAQALIMAGLVYSGEARINKPGETIAEGRPLELRGQDHPWVSRGGVKLAHGIVHFGFDAAGRVALDVGASTGGFTDVLLHHGAARVYAVDVGHGQLAWKLRNDPRVVVKERVNARHLTAEDIPEHITALVCDASFIGLRVVLPAAMALCAPGAWAVALIKPQFEVGPAIAKGGVVRDAAVHEAVCAEIAAWWATQPGWVVRGVEPSPLLGPEGNREFLIGAERVG; translated from the coding sequence TTGGCGAAGCAACGCGCCGATGTGGCGCTGGTGGAGCGCGGCCTCGCGGAAAGCCGCACCCGCGCCCAGGCGCTGATCATGGCGGGCCTCGTCTATTCGGGCGAGGCGCGCATCAACAAGCCTGGCGAGACCATCGCCGAGGGCCGCCCGCTGGAGCTGCGCGGGCAGGATCACCCCTGGGTCTCGCGCGGGGGTGTGAAGCTGGCGCACGGAATCGTGCATTTCGGCTTTGATGCCGCGGGGCGGGTGGCGCTGGATGTGGGCGCCTCCACCGGCGGCTTCACCGATGTGCTGCTGCACCATGGCGCGGCGCGGGTCTATGCGGTGGATGTGGGCCACGGCCAGCTCGCCTGGAAGCTGCGCAACGACCCGCGCGTGGTGGTGAAGGAGCGTGTGAACGCCCGCCACCTGACCGCCGAGGACATCCCCGAACACATCACCGCCCTGGTCTGCGATGCCAGCTTCATCGGCCTGCGCGTGGTGCTGCCGGCGGCCATGGCCCTCTGCGCGCCCGGCGCCTGGGCGGTGGCGCTGATCAAGCCGCAATTCGAGGTGGGGCCGGCCATCGCCAAGGGCGGCGTGGTGCGCGACGCGGCGGTGCATGAGGCCGTCTGCGCCGAGATCGCCGCCTGGTGGGCCACCCAGCCGGGCTGGGTGGTGCGGGGCGTGGAGCCCTCGCCGCTGCTGGGGCCGGAGGGCAACCGCGAATTCCTGATCGGGGCGGAGCGGGTGGGCTGA
- the dxs gene encoding 1-deoxy-D-xylulose-5-phosphate synthase, with the protein MQDRPATPLLDRVRVPSDMRNFSSEQLRQLADELRAETISTVSVTGGHLGSSLGVVELTVAIHAVFDTPHDRLIWDVGHQCYPHKILTGRRDRIRTLRQGGGLSGFTKRSESEYDPFGAAHSSTSISAGLGMAIASALQEKPRNVIAVIGDGSMSAGMAYEAMNNAGAEKANLIVILNDNDMSIAPPVGAMSAYLSRTISSRPFLSVRDFVAKMAKNFPGPIERVAKRADEYARGLLTGGTLFEEMGFYYVGPVDGHNMDHLLPVLRNLRDTGHKGPFLVHAVTQKGKGYAPAETSGDKYHGVQKFDVITGEQQKAPPGPPVYQKVFAQALIAEAEADERIVAVNAAMPSGTSLDMFAKRFPERCFDVGIAEQHAVTFAAGMATEGLKPFCAIYSTFLQRGYDQVVHDVALQNLPVRFAMDRAGLVGADGATHAGSFDIAYLGCLPGFTLMAASCEVELAHMIATMAQIDDGPSGVRYPRGEGFALEPLPARGTPLPIGKGRVVREGSKIALLSYGARLQECLKAADELATYGLSCTVADARFAKPLDTALVEQLAKHHEVLITIEEGSLNGFGGLVMHHLALKGLLDHGLKFRPMTLPDIWIDHDSPKKQYDLAGLNAPHIVAMALSALGKEALAVPASA; encoded by the coding sequence ATGCAAGACCGTCCTGCCACCCCGCTGCTGGACCGGGTCCGCGTCCCTTCCGACATGCGGAATTTCTCCAGCGAGCAATTGCGCCAGCTGGCCGACGAGTTGCGTGCCGAGACCATCAGCACCGTCTCCGTCACCGGCGGGCATCTCGGCTCCTCGCTGGGCGTCGTCGAACTGACGGTCGCCATCCATGCGGTGTTCGACACGCCGCATGACCGGCTGATCTGGGATGTCGGCCACCAGTGCTATCCGCACAAGATTTTGACGGGGCGGCGGGACCGCATCCGCACGCTGCGCCAGGGCGGGGGCCTGTCGGGCTTCACCAAGCGCAGCGAAAGCGAATACGACCCCTTCGGCGCGGCGCATTCCTCGACGTCCATTTCCGCGGGCCTCGGCATGGCGATCGCGAGCGCGTTGCAGGAGAAGCCGCGTAACGTCATCGCCGTCATCGGCGATGGATCCATGTCGGCCGGCATGGCCTATGAGGCGATGAACAATGCGGGGGCCGAGAAGGCCAACCTCATCGTCATCCTGAACGACAACGACATGTCCATCGCGCCGCCCGTGGGCGCGATGAGCGCCTATCTGAGCCGTACCATCTCCTCCCGCCCCTTCCTCTCGGTGCGGGACTTCGTGGCCAAGATGGCGAAGAACTTCCCGGGCCCGATCGAGCGCGTGGCCAAGCGCGCCGACGAATATGCCCGCGGCCTGCTGACCGGCGGCACGCTCTTCGAAGAGATGGGCTTCTACTATGTCGGCCCCGTGGACGGCCACAACATGGACCACCTGCTGCCCGTGCTGCGCAACCTGCGCGACACCGGGCACAAGGGCCCCTTCCTGGTCCATGCCGTCACGCAGAAGGGCAAGGGCTACGCGCCCGCCGAGACCAGCGGCGACAAGTATCATGGCGTGCAGAAATTCGACGTCATCACCGGCGAGCAGCAGAAGGCCCCGCCCGGCCCGCCCGTCTACCAGAAGGTGTTTGCCCAGGCGCTGATCGCCGAGGCCGAGGCGGATGAGCGCATCGTGGCCGTCAACGCCGCCATGCCCTCGGGCACCAGCCTCGACATGTTCGCCAAGCGCTTCCCGGAGCGCTGCTTCGACGTGGGCATCGCCGAGCAGCACGCCGTCACCTTCGCCGCCGGCATGGCGACCGAGGGGCTGAAGCCCTTCTGCGCCATCTATTCCACGTTCCTGCAGCGCGGCTACGACCAGGTGGTCCACGACGTGGCGCTGCAGAACCTGCCCGTGCGCTTCGCCATGGACCGCGCGGGCCTGGTGGGCGCCGATGGCGCGACCCATGCGGGCAGCTTCGACATCGCCTATCTCGGCTGCCTGCCCGGCTTCACGCTGATGGCGGCGAGCTGCGAGGTCGAACTCGCCCACATGATCGCGACCATGGCGCAGATTGATGATGGCCCCTCCGGCGTGCGCTATCCGCGCGGCGAGGGCTTCGCGCTGGAGCCGTTGCCCGCGCGCGGCACGCCGCTGCCCATCGGCAAGGGGCGGGTGGTGCGCGAGGGCAGCAAGATCGCCCTCCTCTCCTATGGCGCGCGGTTGCAGGAATGCCTGAAGGCGGCGGATGAGCTGGCCACCTATGGCCTGTCCTGCACGGTGGCCGATGCGCGCTTCGCCAAGCCGCTCGACACCGCGCTGGTGGAGCAGCTGGCCAAGCACCATGAGGTGCTGATCACCATCGAGGAAGGCAGCCTGAACGGCTTCGGCGGCCTGGTCATGCACCATTTGGCGCTGAAGGGGCTGCTGGACCATGGCCTCAAGTTCCGGCCGATGACGCTGCCGGACATCTGGATCGACCATGACAGCCCGAAGAAGCAATACGACCTGGCCGGGCTGAACGCGCCGCATATCGTGGCGATGGCGCTGAGCGCCCTGGGCAAGGAGGCGCTGGCCGTTCCCGCCAGCGCCTGA
- a CDS encoding polyprenyl synthetase family protein: protein MNMVPAGASALDLPAAMAAAAAEIDAALDEVLPRVEGDEARLFDAMRYSTIGGGKRLRGFLVLEGAKQFNVARSAALRVACAIEMVHAYSLIHDDLPAMDDDDLRRGKPTNHKAFDEATAILAGDALQSHAFTVLAAEATHPDPAVRIELVRMLAHAAGPRGMVGGQMLDIMAEQSGGALDESAIGRLQLLKTGKLIEFSAEAGAVLGKAAPSQRQALAAYGRELGAAFQIADDLLDATGTAEEVGKATAKDAGAGKATLVGLLGLERARLQAERLVAQARDHLDGFSERADMLRALADFVIARRN, encoded by the coding sequence ATGAACATGGTCCCGGCGGGTGCATCCGCCCTTGATCTGCCCGCCGCCATGGCGGCGGCGGCCGCCGAGATCGACGCGGCGCTCGATGAGGTTCTTCCCCGGGTGGAGGGTGACGAGGCGCGGCTCTTCGACGCCATGCGCTATTCCACCATCGGCGGCGGCAAGCGGCTGCGCGGCTTCCTGGTGCTGGAGGGCGCCAAGCAGTTCAACGTGGCCCGCAGCGCGGCGCTGCGCGTGGCCTGCGCCATCGAGATGGTGCACGCCTACAGCCTGATCCATGACGACCTGCCGGCCATGGACGATGACGATTTACGCCGCGGCAAGCCCACCAACCACAAGGCCTTCGACGAGGCCACCGCCATCCTGGCCGGCGATGCGCTGCAAAGCCACGCCTTCACCGTGCTGGCCGCCGAAGCGACCCACCCCGACCCCGCCGTGCGCATCGAGCTGGTGCGGATGCTGGCGCACGCCGCCGGCCCGCGCGGCATGGTGGGCGGGCAGATGCTGGACATCATGGCCGAGCAGTCGGGCGGCGCGCTGGACGAAAGCGCCATCGGCCGGCTGCAGCTGCTCAAGACCGGCAAGCTGATCGAGTTCTCGGCCGAGGCGGGTGCGGTGCTGGGCAAGGCCGCCCCCTCGCAGCGCCAGGCGCTGGCCGCCTATGGGCGGGAGCTGGGCGCGGCCTTCCAGATCGCCGACGATTTGCTGGACGCCACCGGCACCGCCGAGGAGGTGGGCAAGGCCACCGCCAAGGATGCCGGGGCGGGCAAGGCCACGCTGGTGGGCCTGCTCGGCCTCGAAAGGGCCCGGTTGCAGGCCGAACGACTGGTCGCGCAGGCGCGCGACCACCTGGATGGATTTTCCGAGCGGGCGGACATGCTGCGCGCGCTCGCTGATTTCGTGATCGCGCGGAGGAATTGA
- a CDS encoding exodeoxyribonuclease VII small subunit, with the protein MVGERAVGAGEARERDIASLSFEEALTELETIVKSLEGGRATLAQAIAEYERGTALRRHCEQKLSEAEAKVQAVVEGKAGLVLRNVE; encoded by the coding sequence ATGGTAGGCGAGCGTGCTGTGGGTGCCGGTGAGGCACGGGAACGGGACATCGCCTCCCTCTCCTTCGAGGAAGCCCTGACCGAGCTGGAAACCATCGTGAAGTCGCTGGAGGGCGGCCGGGCCACCCTGGCCCAGGCCATCGCGGAATATGAACGCGGCACGGCGTTGCGCCGGCATTGCGAACAGAAGCTCTCCGAGGCCGAGGCCAAGGTGCAGGCGGTGGTCGAGGGCAAGGCCGGGCTCGTCCTGCGGAATGTGGAATAG
- a CDS encoding sulfurtransferase TusA family protein — protein MGETTTILDTRGMTCPIPVLRTNKALRGMAPGATLTVLATDPAALKDFPAYAEETGHTLLSAETGADGVHRFVLRRKATP, from the coding sequence ATGGGAGAGACAACGACCATCCTCGACACGCGCGGCATGACCTGCCCCATTCCCGTGCTGCGGACGAACAAGGCCCTGCGCGGCATGGCCCCCGGCGCCACATTGACCGTGCTGGCCACCGACCCCGCGGCGCTGAAGGACTTCCCGGCCTATGCGGAGGAGACGGGCCACACCCTGCTCTCGGCCGAGACGGGTGCCGATGGGGTGCACCGCTTCGTCCTGCGCCGGAAGGCCACGCCATGA